From the Labrus mixtus chromosome 17, fLabMix1.1, whole genome shotgun sequence genome, one window contains:
- the slc25a46 gene encoding mitochondrial outer membrane protein SLC25A46 produces the protein MASKRPDSFDGLGFRGRDDPLYGAGYPVRSAGGPAELQHHHWVTTPPDIPGSRNLHHGERTPQYDESLGEPGAPGAAAGWDGPQPGVPPAEQLNRFAGFGIGLVSLFTENVLAHPCIVFRRQCQVNYHARCYHLTPFSAVAVMYSITKAQGPKSLWKGMGSTFIVHGISLGAEGIISELTPLPRELPHRWSWKQLSGHLLLKGLTAVVALPFYCASLIETVQSEIVRDDASSGLLDCLREGLTRLFAVGAPHSRRLLPLSSLLLPAALHAILRYAIAASVQRVALWLHQRGRKQRADPSNPLDAYFPELAAAWAGSLVADIMLFPLETALHRLGLQGTRTIIDATDGVVAVGSGSSPLVLPVNTQYDGFSECLHAIRRKEGVVGFYRGFGALVAQYALHGALLAAARTLLRLLLLEGRGC, from the exons ATGGCCTCCAAGCGGCCGGACAGCTTCGACGGGCTCGGCTTCCGTGGCCGCGATGACCCGCTGTACGGAGCGGGCTACCCAGTGAGGAGCGCAGGAGGCCCCGCGGAGCTTCAGCACCACCACTGGGTCACCACGCCTCCGGACATCCCGGGGAGCCGCAACCTGCACCACGGAGAGCGGACACCTCAGTACGACGAGTCGCTGGGAGAGCCCGGAGCTCCGGGGGCTGCAGCGGGCTGGGACGGTCCTCAGCCAGGGGTACCTCCAGCAG AGCAGCTGAATCGATTCGCCGGCTTTGGAATCGGACTCGTCAG CCTGTTCACAGAGAACGTCCTCGCTCACCCCTGTATCGTCTTCCGCAGACAGTGTCAG GTGAACTACCACGCCCGCTGTTACCACCTGACTCCGTTCAGCGCCGTCGCCGTCATGTACTCCATCACTAAAGCTCAG gGTCCGAAGTCTCTGTGGAAGGGGATGGGCAGCACCTTCATTGTTCACGGGATCTCACTGGGTGCTGAGGGCATCATCAGCGAATTAACACCGTTACCACG GGAGCTTCCTCACAGGTGGAGCTGGAAACAGCTGTCTGGACATTTACTGCTGAAAGG GTTGACAGCTGTGGTGGCTCTTCCTTTTTACTGTGCCAGCCTGATCGAGACGGTCCAG AGCGAGATCGTGCGGGATGATGCGTCCTCTGGGCTGCTTGATTGTCTCCGTGAAGGTTTGACTCGTTTGTTTGCCGTTGGAGCTCCTCACAGCCGCCGTCTACTTCCTCTCAGCTCTCTGCTACTTCCTGCCGCGCTGCACGCCATCCTGCGTTACGCCATAGCTGCCTCTGTCCAGAGGGTGGCACTGTGGCTCCATCAGCGAGGACGGAAGCAGCGAGCAGACCCTTCCAACCCACTGGATGCATACTTCCCAGAGTTGGCGGCCGCATGGGCGGGGTCACTGGTGGCGGACATCATGCTGTTTCCTCTGGAGACAGCGCTGCACCGCCTCGGCCTGCAGGGAACACGCACCATCATTGATGCCACAGACGGCGTGGTCGCTGTGGGAAGTGGTAGCAGCCCACTGGTGCTGCCTGTCAACACGCAGTACGATGGCTTCTCCGAGTGCCTCCACGCCATCCGCCGCAAGGAGGGCGTGGTCGGCTTTTACCGAGGCTTTGGCGCCCTGGTGGCCCAGTACGCGTTGCACGGTGCGCTGCTCGCTGCTGCCAGGACGCtgctgaggctgctgctgctggaaggGAGGGGCTGCTAG
- the wdr36 gene encoding WD repeat-containing protein 36 produces MSGGGSLAGGGSSLFSGFRVLGLYSNHVPHALRYHKKHREFYVVTAVGKCFHTYNVNRLGIVSVSNSLSDDIICVAADRMLMFAAAGRVISAFARNKEVVMRYHGHKQEVHLLLPLGDQLISADSSGDVIVWDVQEGDVYLRLQFDPASFNVSAMMHPSTYLNKVLLGSSQGALQLWNIKTSKLLFTFPGWSAGVTVLQQSPAVDVVGVGLATGRIVIHNIRLDETLMSFTQDWGPISSLAFRTDGPPIMASGSPQGHIAFWDLERRQLVTQQRHAHSTAIAGATFLHGEPLLVTNGADNAIKVWIFDQEGGGARLLRSRQGHSAPPTTICHHGNDGKNLLSAGQDGTLQSFSTVHERFNKNLGHGSINKKKEQKKKKGLSYEELRLPAITAFSSAAARQSDWDGIVSCHRGRLATTTWNYQRCTMGAYHLQPPDTPRNAIATAVSITSCGNFALIGSSCGRVDVYNLQSGMHRGCYGDNAKAHSGVVRGVATDTLNQLTLTSGSDWLLKFWRFKSRKQEEQLKLNAAPASMLLHRDSGMLALALDDFTLLVVDIETRRVVRKFSGHHGNINDMTFSPDGRWLVTVAMDCTIRTWDLPSGCLVDCFLVAMAPVGVSLSPTGDFLATAHVDSLGVYLWTNKSLCGPVGLRPLPADYQPAVETLPGVMADQSEQEVTSEEMDDAYQSAEQLGAELVTLSLLPESRWKSLLHLDVIKKRNKPVAPPAAPPAAPFFLPTLPGLTPQFLSPTATEQEAQSKVLSWGVLPQRSEVSSALASSLQSGSFDRPLSLLKDCGPAALSVELTSLTSEGGGDSSLLLAFIKMIDSMLVTGRDFDLAHAYLALFLKLHLRSLSQDPVAMEALLCVSSRLEAGWAELQASFDQSLCLLSYTKSALL; encoded by the exons ATGTCAGGTGGCGGGAGTCTCGCGGGCGGCGGGAGTTCTTTGTTCTCCGGGTTCCGGGTTCTGGGACTCTATTCGAACCACGTGCCGCACGCGCTCCGGTACCACAAGAAGCACCGGGAGTTTTACGTGGTGACGGCGGTCGGTAAATGTTTTCACACGTACAAT GTGAACAGGTTGGGGATCGTTTCCGTCA GTAACAGCCTATCGGACGACATCATCTGCGTTGCAGCAGATAGGATGTTGATGTTCGCCGCAGCCGGACGAGTTATCAGCGCCTTCGCCAGGAACAAAGAG GTGGTGATGCGTTACCatggacacaaacaggaagtacatcTGCTGCTCCCTCTGGGTGATCAGCTGATCTCTGCTGACAGCAGTGGTGATGTCATCGTATGGGATGTCCaggaaggag atgtCTACCTGAGGCTGCAGTTTGACCCCGCCTCCTTCAATGTGTCTGCCATGATGCACCCAAGCACCTACCTGAACAAGGTTCTGTTGGGGAGCTCCCAGGGTGCACTGCAGCTGTGGAACATCAAGACGag TAAGTTGTTGTTCACGTTCCCGGGTTGGTCAGCAGGGGTCACTGTTCTGCAGCAG AGTCCTGCTGTGGACGTGGTTGGTGTCGGCCTGGCAACAGGTCGCATTGTCATTCACAACATTCGGTTGGACGAGACGCTGATGAGCTTCACTCAGGACTGGGGACCAATCAGCTCGCTTGCTTTCAGAACAG atgGTCCTCCCATCATGGCTTCCGGCAGCCCTCAGGGCCACATTGCATTCTGGGATCTGGAGCGCCGTCAGCTAGTCACTCAACAGAGACACGCCCACAGCACAGCCATTGCCGGTGCAACCTTCCTGCACGGGGAACCACTATTGGTCACCAACGGAGCAGACAACGCCATCaag GTGTGGATATTCGACCAGGAGGGGGGTGGAGCCAGGTTACTACGGAGTCGCCAGGGCCACAGTGCTCCGCCCACCACTatctgtcaccatggcaacgatGGAAAAAACCTCCTGAGTGCTG GTCAGGACGGGACGCTGCAGTCTTTCTCCACCGTCCACGAGCGTTTCAACAAGAACCTCGGTCACG gTTCCATCAACAAGAaaaaggagcagaagaagaagaagggtcTGTCGTACGAGGAGTTGCGTCTTCCTGCGATCACAGCGTTCTCCTCTG ctgctgCTCGTCAGTCAGACTGGGACGGCATTGTCTCCTGTCATCGTGGTCGCCTAGCAACCACCACATGGAACTATCAGCGGTGCACCATGGGAGCTTATCATCTTCAGCCGCCCGACACTCCCAGGAATGCCATCGCTACG GCTGTCAGCATCACGTCCTGTGGAAACtttgctctgattggctcatcGTGCGGCCGGGTTGACGTCTACAACCTGCAGTCTGGCATGCACCGTGGTTGCTATGGAGACAATGCCAAAG CTCACAGCGGGGTGGTGCGGGGCGTCGCCACAGATACTCTGAACCAGCTGACATTAACCTcaggctctgattggctgctcaaATTCTGGCGCTTCaagagcaggaaacaggaagagcaGCTGAAGCTAAACGCTGCACCAGCTAGCATGCTGCTACACAGAGACAG CGGGatgttagcattagcactgGATGACTTCACGCTGCTGGTGGTTGATATAGAAACCAGACGGGTtgtcaggaagttttcaggtcACCATGGAAACATCAACGATATG ACTTTCAGCCCTGATGGCCGCTGGCTGGTTACCGTGGCGATGGACTGCACCATTCGTACCTGGGACCTCCCCTCTGGATG tctCGTCGACTGTTTCCTGGTTGCCATGGCACCAGTGGGTGTGTCCTTGTCACCGACCGGAGACTTTCTGGCGACGGCTCATGTTGACAGTCTTGGCGTGTACCTCTG GACCAATAAGAGTCTGTGTGGGCCTGTGGGGCTCCGACCCCTCCCAGCTGACTACCAACCAGCTGTGGAGACGTTGCCAGGAGTGATGGCTGATCAAtctgaacaggaagtgacatcagagGAGATGGATGATGCGTACCAGTCAGCTGAACAGTTGGGGGCGGAGCTTGtgactctgtctctgctgcCGGAGTCTCGGTGGAAAAGTCTGCTTCACCTGGACGTCATCAAG aaGAGGAACAAACCTGTAGCGCCCCCTGCTGCTCCGCCTGCTGCTCCCTTCTTCCTGCCAACACTTCCTGGTCTCACACCTCAATTCTTGTCGCCAACAGCAACCGAACAGGAAGCTCAG TCGAAGGTGCTGAGTTGGGGGGTGTTGcctcagaggtcagaggtcagctctGCTCTGGCGTCGTCTCTACAGTCCGGCTCGT TCGATCGCCCGTTGAGTCTCCTGAAGGATTGTGGGCCGGCAGCGCTCTCTGTCGAGCTCACCTCTCTGACATCAGAAGGGGGCGGAGACAGCAGTCTCCTACTTGCCTTTATAAAAATGATTGACAGCATGTTGGTCACTGGGCGGGACTTTGACCTGGCTCATGCCTACCTGGCGCTCTTCCTGAag ctcCATCTTCGCTCGCTGTCTCAGGACCCTGTTGCCATGGAAGCGTTACTCTGCGTCTCCTCCCGGCTGGAGGCAGGTTGGGCGGAGCTACAGGCATCCTTTGACCAATCACTGTGTCTGCTGTCGTACACCAAGAGTGCACTGCtgtga